The DNA sequence GCGCCCGATTTTCCGCCCCAGCACGGCGGATGCAGCTGCAAACCATGCTACGACAGCAAGAGGCCATATTGCTCCGCACAGCAGTGCCAATACGGATGCTGCAACTGATGCTATCAACAAGACGCTGCGCTTGGTCACCGCTACGCATATGGAAACGACCGCAAAAACACCTAGTACAAGAAGCAAGTACCGACGAAGGGCGCTATCGGATAGCAATGCGGCATCATCGAACGGAATGACTGTCGGCCACTCCATCTGACCGAGTCCCTTCAGCGTAAGAAACGCGCCGACAATAAGTGAAATAGCACCCAATGTCGTGGCAAGGCGATTGCCAGTCATTTGCTCTGCCTCTCCACTAACTTCAATTTTTCTTTAGATGCTTTATGCTCAGCAGGGCCGCCCTCTCCTCTATATGCGTGCGGCATCCATGCCCCCCATTTAGCCTCGTATACTTTCTTATTTTGCTCAAAGAGCGCCTGCCGCTCTTGATTTTTTAACTTATTAAACGACGCAGAAAGATTGTGATGGATAAACACATCTTCTGCACATACAACACGCCGTCCGATTTGCTCAACGCGTCTGCAGTAATCGTCATCCTCAAAAAAGCCGCGCCCAAAAACCTCGTCCAAAGGACCAACACGTTCATACACTTCGCGCGGCATCATCACGCAGAAGAACGCGGCTGTTCGCATATCAAATATATGACCGATATGGCGCCGGGTATAGCTTGCCGCGTTGCGCGCCATTTCGTCCATATTGTCATATGCGATTTCGATCTTCGCTTCGTTACCGATATTGTTGGTAACCGGGCCGAGAATACCTACCGACTTATCTCCTTCCAGATGCTGCACCATCGTGCGGACCCAGCCCGAAGTCACATACGTATCATTGTTGAGGAGGACCAGATAATCGCCGCCGGCTATCGTCAAACCTTGGTTATTGGCCGCAGCAAAGCCGCGATTATCCTCATTCAGGATAAGCTTGCGATTTTTCCCGGTCGAGGCCCACTCGGCCAGAAACTCCTTGGATCCATCAGATGACGCGTTATCGACTACGATGATCTCCATTCTGTCGTAATCACTGCGCTCATCCAGACTTTGCAAACAAGCGCGCGTCAGATTGAGATTATTGTACGTAACCACAATGACACTCACACTTGGATCCTGAACAGTCGATTCCGCATGTTGTATCAGCGAATCCACCCGGTGCGACCAAGTCTGCTCTTTGGCAAATGTCTGTCTGTCGCTGATTTGCTCAAGTGTCGCCGGATTTTCCAGGGTATGAGCAATTGCCGCCACAAAATCTTCTGCAGTTTTCGTGACCATGACGAGCTCATGGAACTGCTTCATTTCTGGCAAATCAACCGATACAACCGGTTTCCCCGCACTCAGATATTCGTAAACCTTAACCGGATTAGTAGCCAATGTGAGCGGAATAATCTTAAAAGGAAGCAGGCACACGTCAAAGCCGTGCAGAAAGTAAGGAAGCTCGGCATATGGAACTTCACCGATAAACCTGACATTATCCAAATGCCTCAACGATGCTTTTGCCCCTACTGTGTCGGCCCCAACTAACAGGATGCAGCAGTCCTGGAAATGTTTTGCAACAGCTTCTACCAAGTGCAAATCGAACCATTCCGCAATTGCCCCGTAATAGCCAATGACACGTCGGCCCTTCGAATCGCGATAGACGCTTGCAGGCTTGCGTGAGAAATGCTGGAAATCTCCACCATTCCGTATCAGAGCCCGCCGTTTCGCCTGTTCAGCCGCAATCGTCCGATCCAACCAGTCAGACGTCGTCACAACAAGATCTGCCCGGCGAAGCAGTGCCTGCTCCAATGCCGAGATTTCGGGTGCGGTATTGCCGAATCCTTCGTGATGGTCCATGCAATCATAGACAGTTCGACTATTAGGCATCTTCGTGGCGATATCGAACCAGAACGGATGCTGGACAAGCGAAATAATCTGCCTTGAGTTTGTCCACTCCAGCACCTCGCCGACACTATGACGTAGTTGAGCGACAATCGCAGTATTAGGAGCGCCTGAATAGATCACCGGCGCATTTTTTGCGTATAGCTTGAGCTGAAAAATCCTTCCCGAGTTGTCCAGTGCTTCGACCTCAAACCCAGCTCCATCACCATCCACCAGACAAGTCGAAATGTAAAACACACGTCGGCCAGATGCAGCGAGCGCTGATGCCAGTTGCTGTGGCCGCTGATATCGGAAATGCCAATCGATAACGCCCCAGACAAAGTAATCGGTCTTTGCCATCTCTTGTACAGACGGCGTTATAGATGGTGGCAGGAATAGTTTTGGAGCCGTAATCTGCTTTTGCGCCTTTTGAATACCATTACGGTACACCCATCGGAGGGCATTCTTCATCGGCATAGGAAGAGGAAGCCGATGATAAATCCTGCGCAGTTCCTGAATCATCCGTTGACGATCGTCCATTACCAATCCATGCCTCATAACTCTTACAGCGAGGCGCAACGGGCGAGTAACGCGCCATGACTTGGTGTTCCAGAGTCTTTCAATTTCCAACACTGCTGTGTCTCGCGCAACCAATGCAGCATCACGCTCCAAAATGGCAGCGTTGTATGCCTCGCGTGCGACGTCACGCTCTTCAATCGCCGCGTCGAGTATTCGATACTCCATTTTTACCGGCGCCAGCACTGGCTTGACATCTTCCGCCCCAGCTTCGTCGAGAGCCGCGCCTGCCACATCAGGCTGGACCTTAAGAATATATTGGTAAACGTTACCCTCTGGACGCGTGCTAAGTATCTCAGCGAGCCAATGGGGTAAATTTTCCCAAGCGTGCTTAAACTCCGTATTCTGAGCGGGTATTTCGGTTTTCGAGAGGTCGACAATTTTCAAATTTGTCTTTAACAAGGCTTTCTTCAGGCTCTTCCACGCAAAAAATCTAATATGCGTTTCGTCAAGCAAGCCAACTCTCCGATAAGCGAAATCCTCATTCAATAGCTCAGAAATGATTCCATTGTGTGCCACGTTGGGAATCGAAATAACGATATAACCATCGGGTGTCAGAAATCTCTGCATTTCTGCCAGACACTTCAATGGGTCGCGCAAATGCTCAATAACGTCTGCAGCAACAATGACTTCGAATTGGTTCTGCCCTAGAGCAGCATCCCAATCCAAGGTATCAAGGTCTGCAATAAGAAGTTTTTCGCAATATGGCTCGGCCATTGACGCGCTTGCCGCATCAATTTCAATTCCAAAAACATGGCAGCCATTGTGCTCGGCAAAAACTTTTGTCATTACGCCATACCCGCAACCTAACTCGAGTACTCTCTTGTTCTTTCCAACCATGCGCGTAACGCGTGCGGCGGTGGAGTCGCCGTTTGGATCGAAGTCGTATTTATAGGGACTAACTGGTGTTCGATTCTTTAGCTCAGATTCAGGGAGAAAGAAATTTGAATAGGCGTCCCGATTGTTTCGAACAATGCTAGGTAATGCTTGATCGCCGCTTTCATCCAGCAATTGATATTCGATTGGTCTTCCGTACAAGTCGCTTCCACTCAACATGCGTTGAAGAATCGTTTCGCGATCCTTGAATTCATCCCGATTGAATTCGCTGTCGGCGAAGCTCTCAATTTTTGTGATTACTCGCTCCACTCCACCGAAGTAACTAAAGTGCCAGCCACCGCCCTCAACAAATTTGACTTCAGGGCTATCAGGATATTTTCCCGTACCTAAGACATTGCCTTGTACTGATACGACTAAATCTCGCAGCGCCTGAGGTGACGTGAATCTCGAAAACGGAACGAGGCAACTCCATGGAAGGTCTGGAATTCCAGCGCAATAGCAATTAAAAAAGTAGTAGTACAGCCGCTGCTTAAATAAGACGATTTCGTTTGTAGCGCTATATTCTCGAACTTTCGCTGGCGACGGAATTTCGTCGAGGTCAGATATCAAAATAAGATCGCCATGTTTGCAATCCTGAAGGCCTCTGGAAATCGCATCGCGCTGATACCGATAGACGGGAACCTCTCCATACCGTTCGATCGGGTCATCGACGATGACATGAATTATCTTGTCCGCGTACTGCACAAAATCTTTTTTGTTTTGGTCAAAGTACAGCGGCTTTTCTTTTCCTTGATGAGTCAGCGTCGACTCGACAAGAACAAATTTATCGACTACGCCGTCAAGCAGTTGCAAGCGTAATCGGAGCAATTCCAGTTCATTAAAGAACAAGAAGGCGTCATAAATCATATACAACCTCATAATCAGACGGCATAGCCAAAAGTACGTGGCAATTTTCTTTGCCCATGACGTCAAACACCAAACCGTTTTCCAAATAGTCCAAGGCTTTCATCTGTCCGTCTTCAAGACGACAACCGATCGATATTGAAAGTGCATATGAACCAGGATGAACAAATGGCAATGTTGTGGAAATATTGATCTTGAATCTCCCACCTTGTGCGCAAGGGTATACAGCAGTTTCAGCGTCTTCGCTATTATTGCTGGCGATGTCCAGACCTTTCTGATTTCTTAATACATAGCCAACCACTAGGGAAGAGTCACTCTCGAACGCATTGTTCACTAACGTCAACTCAATTCGTATTTTGCAGCCATGGACTAACGCCCGATTCCCGTCCGCGTTTTCGCAATTAATAATTTTGGCTGCCATTACCGAAATGGATTGATCACCATATCTCGCACTAGGGG is a window from the Noviherbaspirillum sp. UKPF54 genome containing:
- a CDS encoding glycosyltransferase: MIYDAFLFFNELELLRLRLQLLDGVVDKFVLVESTLTHQGKEKPLYFDQNKKDFVQYADKIIHVIVDDPIERYGEVPVYRYQRDAISRGLQDCKHGDLILISDLDEIPSPAKVREYSATNEIVLFKQRLYYYFFNCYCAGIPDLPWSCLVPFSRFTSPQALRDLVVSVQGNVLGTGKYPDSPEVKFVEGGGWHFSYFGGVERVITKIESFADSEFNRDEFKDRETILQRMLSGSDLYGRPIEYQLLDESGDQALPSIVRNNRDAYSNFFLPESELKNRTPVSPYKYDFDPNGDSTAARVTRMVGKNKRVLELGCGYGVMTKVFAEHNGCHVFGIEIDAASASMAEPYCEKLLIADLDTLDWDAALGQNQFEVIVAADVIEHLRDPLKCLAEMQRFLTPDGYIVISIPNVAHNGIISELLNEDFAYRRVGLLDETHIRFFAWKSLKKALLKTNLKIVDLSKTEIPAQNTEFKHAWENLPHWLAEILSTRPEGNVYQYILKVQPDVAGAALDEAGAEDVKPVLAPVKMEYRILDAAIEERDVAREAYNAAILERDAALVARDTAVLEIERLWNTKSWRVTRPLRLAVRVMRHGLVMDDRQRMIQELRRIYHRLPLPMPMKNALRWVYRNGIQKAQKQITAPKLFLPPSITPSVQEMAKTDYFVWGVIDWHFRYQRPQQLASALAASGRRVFYISTCLVDGDGAGFEVEALDNSGRIFQLKLYAKNAPVIYSGAPNTAIVAQLRHSVGEVLEWTNSRQIISLVQHPFWFDIATKMPNSRTVYDCMDHHEGFGNTAPEISALEQALLRRADLVVTTSDWLDRTIAAEQAKRRALIRNGGDFQHFSRKPASVYRDSKGRRVIGYYGAIAEWFDLHLVEAVAKHFQDCCILLVGADTVGAKASLRHLDNVRFIGEVPYAELPYFLHGFDVCLLPFKIIPLTLATNPVKVYEYLSAGKPVVSVDLPEMKQFHELVMVTKTAEDFVAAIAHTLENPATLEQISDRQTFAKEQTWSHRVDSLIQHAESTVQDPSVSVIVVTYNNLNLTRACLQSLDERSDYDRMEIIVVDNASSDGSKEFLAEWASTGKNRKLILNEDNRGFAAANNQGLTIAGGDYLVLLNNDTYVTSGWVRTMVQHLEGDKSVGILGPVTNNIGNEAKIEIAYDNMDEMARNAASYTRRHIGHIFDMRTAAFFCVMMPREVYERVGPLDEVFGRGFFEDDDYCRRVEQIGRRVVCAEDVFIHHNLSASFNKLKNQERQALFEQNKKVYEAKWGAWMPHAYRGEGGPAEHKASKEKLKLVERQSK